The segment TGGTCGCCGACGACGCCGTGGTTGCGATCCCGCGCACGACGCGTGTCGCGAACAAGGGGAGCTGACGCATGTATGTCGCAGTCAAAGGCGGCGAACGCGCCATCGAGAACGCCCATCTCCTGCTCGCCAATGCGCGCCGTGGCGACCAGAGCGTGCCGGAAGTCACGCTCGACCAGATCTCGGAGCAGCTCGGCCTTGCGGTCGATCGCGTCATGAGCGAAGGCTCGCTCTATGACCGCGAGCTCGCGGCGCTCGCGATCAAGCAGGCGCGCGGCGACCTGATCGAGGCGATCTTCCTGGTCCGCGCCTTCCGTGCGACCCTGCCGCGCTTCGGCGCCAGCGAGCCGGTCGACACCGGCGCGATGCGGGTGCAGCGGCGGGTGTCCTCGACCTTCAAGGACATTCCGGGCGGCCAGATCCTCGGACCGACCTTCGACTACACCCACCGCCTGCTCGATCCCTCGCTCGCCAATGGCTTTGTTCCCCAAGCGCCGGCTGTGGCCGAAGCTTCGACCGCGCCGACGCCGCGCGTGACCGATATTCTTGGCCGCGACGGGCTGATCGAATCCTCTCCGTCGGCCGAGGACGGCGCCAGCGTCGGCGATCTCACCCGCGAACCCCTGAACTTCCCGGCGGATCGCGACCTGCGTCTGCAGAATCTCGCGCGCGGCGACGAAGGTTTTCTGTTGGCGATGGCCTACTCCACCCAGCGCGGCTATGGCCGCAACCATCCCTTCGCCGGCGAGATACGCTTCGGCGAGGTCGAGGTCGAATTCGCGGCCGAGGACGTCGGCTTCGTCGTGCCGCTCGGCTCGATCGAGCTGACCGAATGCCAGATGGTCAACCAGTTCAAGGGCTCGGCGACGGAAGCGCCGTGCTTCACCCGCGGCTATGGCCTTGCCTTCGGCCAGAGCGAGCGCAAGACCATGTCGATGGCGCTGGTCGATCGCGCGCTCCGTGCCCGCGAGCTCGGTGAAGAGGTGGGCGCCCCGGCGCAAGATGAAGAATTCATAATGTCGCATTCGGACAACGTCCAGGCGACCGGCTTCGTCGAGCATCTGAAGCTGCCGCATTATGTCGACTTCCAGTCCGAGCTCGGGCTGCTGCGCAAGCTGCGTCAGGAGTTTGCCGAGGCCAATACGCCCGATGCCATGAAGGAGGCCGCGGAATGAACGCGCCCGCCTACAATTTCGCCTATCTCGACGAGCAGACCAAGCGGATGATCCGCCGTGCGATCCTGAAGGCGATCGCGATCCCCGGCTATCAGGTGCCGTTTGCCAGCCGCGAAATGCCGATGCCCTATGGCTGGGGCACCGGCGGCGTGCAGGTCACGGCCGCGATCCTGGGACCGCAGGATGTGCTGAAGGTGATCGACCAGGGTTCGGATGACACCACCAACGCGATCTCGATCCGAAAATTCTTCGCCAAGACCGCCGGCGTCGCCACCACGACCTCGACGGACGAGGCGAGCGTGATCCAGACCCGTCACCGTATCCCGGAAACGGCGCTGCACGAGAACCAGGTGCTGGTCTATCAGGTGCCGATCCCGGAACCGCTGCGCTTCCTCGAGCCGCGCGAGACCGAGACGCGGCGCATGCATGCGCTCGCCGAATACGGGTTGATGCATGTAAAGCTCTACGAGGACATCGCCCGCTTCGGCCACATCGCGACCGCCTACGCTTATCCGGTGAAGGTGAACGCGCGCTACGTCATGGATCCGTCACCGACGCCGAAATTCGACAACCCGAAGATGGACAATTGCCCGGCCTTGCAATTGTTCGGTGCCGGCCGCGAGAAGCGCATCTATGCGATCCCGCCCTATACGCAGGTGCTGTCGCTCGATTTCGAGGATCACCCGTTCGAGCCCTACCGCTTCAACGCACCCTGCGCGTTGTGCGCGGCCGAGAATTCCTATCTCGACGAGATCGTGACCGACGACAAGGGCAGCCGCATGTTCGTCTGCTCCGACACCGACTATTGCGAGGGACGTCAGGCCGCCGGCCATCACGGCGCCCTCAGCGCCGCGCCGTACAAGGACAAGGCGCAGGAGACGTCAAATGGCTGAGCAGATGCTGGACAACGATCAGCCGCTGCTGGTGGCGGAGTCGCTGAGCAAGTCCTACGGCCGCATCGCCGCCTGCCGCGACGTGTCGTTCGCGCTCTATCCCGGCGAGGTGCTGGCGATCGTCGGCGAGTCCGGCTCGGGCAAGTCGACGCTGCTGCAAATGCTGTCGGGCCAGCTGACGCCGAGCGGCGGCCATGTTTCCTACCGGATGCGCGACGGCGTCACCCGCGATCTCTCGACGCTGGGCGAAGCCGAGCGGCGCTTCCTGTTCCGCACCGATTGGGGCTTTGTGCACCAGGATCCCGCGCAGGGCCTGCGCATGGCGGTCTCGGCCGGCGCCAATGTCGGCGAGCGGCTAATGGCGGTGGGCTGGAACCACTATGGCCGCATCCGCGAGACCGCATCGGACTGGCTCACCCGTGTCGAGATCGACGTCGCGCGCATCGACGATGCGCCGCGCACCTATTCCGGCGGCATGCGCCAGCGCCTCCAGATCGCCCGCAACCTCGTCACCGAGCCGCGGCTGGTGTTCATGGACGAGCCGACCGGCGGCCTCGATGTCTCAGTGCAGGCGCGCCTGCTCGACCTGCTGCGTGGCCTCGTTGCCGAGCTAGGTCTCGCGGTCGTCATCGTCACCCACGACCTCGCGGTCGCGCGCCTATTGTCACACCGCGTGATGGTGATGAAGGGTGGCCGCGTCATCGAGACCGGTCTCACCGACCAGGTGCTCGACGATCCGCGCGAGCCTTATACGCAACTCCTCGTCTCCTCGATTCTGCCGCCATGAACTTTCTAAGATGAGCCTTCAAATGACCGCCATGATCGACATTGCTGACGCGAAAAAGACTTTTACGATGCACCTGCAAGGCGGCATCGAGCTGCCTGTGGTGAGCGGCGTCACCTTCCACGTCAATCCGGGTGAGTGCGTCGTGCTCTCAGGCCCGTCCGGCGCGGGCAAATCGTCGATCCTGAAGATGATCTTCGGCAATTACCGCTGCGATAGCGGTCGCATCGGCATCCGCCACCGCGGCGAAGTCATCGATCTTGCGACCGCCGAGCCGCGCCAGGTTCTCAATGTCCGTCGCGCCACCATCGGCTATGTCAGCCAGTTTTTGCGGGCAGTGCCGCGGGTTGCCACCATCGATGTCGTCGCTGAGCCCCTGATCGTCAACGGCCTCGCGCGCACTGACGCACAGCAGCGCGCCGGCGAGCTGCTGCATCGTCTCAACATTCCCGAACGCCTCTGGCAGCTTCCGCCCGCAACCTTTTCCGGCGGCGAGCAGCAGCGCGTCAACATCGCGCGCGGTTTCATCTCGGATCTGCCGATCCTGCTGCTGGACGAGCCGACCGCCTCGCTCGACGCTGCCAACCGCGCTGTCGTGGTCGAGCTGATCGGGGAGAAGAAGCGCCAGGGCGTTGCCATGGTCGCGATTGTCCATGACGACGAAATCCGCCATCTGATCGCCGACCGCATCGTCGACGTCACCAGCTTTGCCGCCGCGGCCTGAAGGAAGAGACATGAAGCCGAACGACATCGTGATCGCCAATGCCAGGATCGTGCTGGCGGACCGGGTGATCGAGCAGGGCTGGCTCGCTCTTGCCGACGGACGCATTACCGAGATCGGCGAGGGAAGGGCGCCCGCGGGCGGCGAGGACGCTGCCGGCGACCTCATCATGCCCGGCCTGATCGAGCTCCACACCGACCATCTCGAAGCGCATTACGTGCCGCGCCCAAAAGTGTTCTGGAATCCGGTCGCAGCCGTGATCTCCTATGACGGCCAGCTTGCCACTTCAGGCATCACCACCGTGTTCGACTCGCTCCGGGTCTGGCGCGAGGACGGCGCCGAGGAGGTCGACGGCCGCGCCGGCGTGCTCGCGGCCGCGATCGCGACCGCACGCGACGCGAACCTGCTGCGCGCCGATCACTTCCTGCATCTGCGCTGTGAAATCCCGATGCCGAGCGTGGTCGAGGAAGCCAGGGAACTGATCGACCGGCCCGACGTCAAGCTGATGTCGCTGATGGATCACACCCCCGGCCAGCGCCAGTTCCGCGACGAGGTCAAACTGCGCGACTATTATCGCGGCAAGGGCGGCGGCAAGACCGACGCCGAGCTCGACGAATTGTTCGCAAAGCGATTCGAATATCAGAAGCTTTATGCAGCGACCAATATGCGCGAGATCGTCGCGCTGGCGCATCAGCACAACATTCCGCTGGCGAGCCACGACGACACCACCGAGGAGAACGTCGCGGACGCCGTGCGCGACCACGTGTCGGTGGCGGAATTTCCGACCACGCTGGAGGCCGCGCGCGGCCTGCACCAAGCCGGCATCGACATCCTGATGGGCGCGCCGAACGTGGTGCGCGGCGGCTCGCACTCCGGCAACATTGCAGCGGTCGACCTCGCCCGCGAAGGCCTGCTCGATATCCTGTCGTCCGACTACATCCCGTCCAGCCTGCTGATGGCCGCGCTGCAATTGCCGGAGCATGTGCCTGCGATTGGCCTGCCGGCGGCAGTTCGGACCGTGACGAAAGCGCCCGCCGAGGCGGTCGGCCTGTCCGACCGCGGCGAGATCGCGATCGGCAAGCGCGCCGATTTGATCCGCGTGCACGTCGCGGGCAGCGTTCCCGTGGTCCGCAGCGTCTGGCGCGAAGGAGGCCGTGTCGCATGAGCGAGACAGTGACCATGGTCGAGGGCGAAGCGGGCGCGATCGGTCCCGGTCGGCTCGTGCTTGTGGTCGGTCCCAGCGGGGCCGGCAAGGACACGCTGCTGCGGCTGGGGCAGGCGGCTTGCGTCGATGATCACGAAATCGTTTTCCCGCGCCGTGTCGTGACCCGGGAATCCTCCGAAGCCGAAGACAACATCGCAATGAGCCCGGATGAATTCCGCCGCGCGCGCGAGCACGGTGATTTCGCCGTGACTTGGGACGCGCATGGGCATTCCTATGCGCTGCCGCTCGAAATCAACGACGACATCCGTGCCGGCCGCGCCGTCGTCGTCAACGTCTCGCGCACCGTGATTGCCGCGCTGCGCCTGGCCTATGAGAATGTCCTCGTGGTCGCGATCACCGCGCCGCCGGATGTTTTGGCGCAGCGGCTTGCCGCCCGCGCACGGGTGAGCGACGGCAATATCGCCGATCGCCTGGCGCGCAGCGTCGACGATGCGACGGCGCAGGCCGACGTCACCATTCTCAACGCCGGCAGCGCGGAGTATCATAGCCGCCATCTCTTGCGGGTGATCAGGAGCGAAAGCTGGCACGAGTAACAAGGAGAAAGCGGAATGACGGTGATCGAAACGGTTGAGCAGTTAGAGGCCATCTACGGCGACACCAACGACGCCTCGATCGTGAAAGTCGCCGATCATGTGACCCCGCTCTACCGAATCTTCATCGAGAAGGCGCCGTTTGCGGCGCTTGCGACCATCGGGCCCGAGGGCATCGACTGCTCGCCGCGCGGCGATCTCCCCGGCTTCGTCCGCATTCATGATCCGAAGACGCTGATGCTGCCGGATCGCCGCGGCAACAACCGGGTCGATTCCCTGCGCAACATCGTCCGCGATCCGCGTGTGTCGCTGATGTTCCTGATCCCCGGCTCCGGCAACGCCGTCCGCGCCAACGGCCGCGCGCATCTCTCGGTCGATCCGGAGCTGCTGGCCTCGTTCAAGGTCGAGGGCAAAGCACCGCGTAGCGTGATGGTGATGAACGTCGAGGAAATCTATTTCCAGTGCGCCCGCGCCATCGTCCGCTCCGACCTCTGGAATCCCGACAAGCGCATCGATCCCAAGACGCTGCCGACGCCCGGCCAGATCCTCGCCGAGATGAGCCAGAACAAGGTCGGCGGCGCGGAATATGACCGCATCTGGCCGGAGCGCGCGGCGGCGACGATGTGGTGAGCGCCCGTTCTCTCTCGTCTCACTCGCCCCGCTCCCCTCAATTGAACGCCATGCCGCCGCTCAGCGCGATCGTCTGTCCGGTCATGTAGGCGTTGTCGACCAGCAGCATCACGGCCTTCGCGACCTCGTCCGCCGTGCCGAAACGGCCGAGCGGGATGCGGCTGACGAGTTGGGGCTGGCCGCTCATCATGTCGGTCTCGATCAGCGACGGAGCCACTGCATTGACGGTGATGCCTTCCTTCACCAGCCGCGCGGCATAGCCCCGCGTGAGACCCTCCATGCCGGCCTTGGAGGCGTTGTAGTGCGGGCCGATTGAGCCGGCGCCGCGCGCAGCACCCGATGAGATGTTGACGATGCGGCCCCATGTCTTCGCGCGCATCGCCGGCAGCACCGCCTGCGTGCACAGGAAGACGGATTTCAGGTTGACCAGAATGGTCTTGTCGAAATCGTCTTCGCTGAGATCGTCGACGCCGCGCGTAATCGCGATGCCGGCATTGTTGACGAGGATGTCGATCGGCCCGAGCTCGGTCGTCACGCGTTCGACCATCTTGGCGACTGGACCGCGCTCCGACACGTCGGCGGCAACGGCTATCGCCCTGCTGCCGGAATTGCGAATGTCGTCGGCCAATTGATTGGCTTGATCCAGCCGCTCGCGGCAATTGATCGCCACGGCGGCACCTGCGTCAGCCAGCGACTTGCAGACCGCAGCCCCAATCCCGCGTGAGCCGCCGGTCACGAGCGCCACGCGCCCTTTCAGACTGTCGGGCATCTCAAAATCCTTCCCTGTTGTTGCTCTCCTGCGCTCAACCCCGCAACGCTGCCAGCAATTCGTCGGGCCGCTCGGCCATGATCATGTGGCCGGCGCCCGGCACAACGACGGTTTTGGCGTGCGGGATCGCCGCCGCGAGCGTCCTGCCGGCCTTCGCCGGCGTCATCATGTCCTTCTCGCCGAGGATCAACGTTGTCGGCACCGTCACGCTCGCGGCCGCCTGAAGCGCATTCGCGTAGGCATTGCAGGCCGACAAATCCCTGAACAGCACGCCCGGCTCGCAAGACCTCAGCACGGCCTGTGCGCCGCCATGCATCCACAAGCCCGGCGCGAGACTGCCGCCGAGCTCGGCGTTGAAGCCGAGGCCCCAGATCGACACCATGTCGTTGGCATCCTGCGAGTTGACCTCGGCGGCCTTCAGCAGATCCGGGCCGACCGTCATCGTCGCGGCCGTGCCGATCAGGCTCAGCGCGGACACCTTGTCGGGATGCCGCGCCGCCGTCTCCAGCGAGATCAGCGATCCCATGGAGTGGCCGATCAGGTGGGCCTTCGCGACGCCAGCCGCCTCGAGCAATGCTGCGGTCCAGTCGGCCATCTCGGCGATGCTGGATAACGAAGGGCCGGCCGAGCGGCCGTGACCGGGCAGGTCGGGCGCGAGCACACCAAATCCGTGATGGGCGAACCAGCGCGTGTGCAGCGCCCAGGTCGAATGGTCGAAGCCGGCGCCATGGATGAAGACGACGGCGGGCAGGGACTTGTCGAACTCGCGGCCGCCGGTTGCGGCAAACACCTCGGCGCTGTTGACGGAGAGCTTCATCGTGTCAAACCTTCTGCGAGATGCGCAGCGCCTGCGCGAGATCGTCGATGATGTCGCTTGCCGTCTCGATGCCGACCGACAGCCGCACCAGCTCCTCGCCGATGCCGGCGGCCTTGAGCTGCTCGGCATCCATCTGCTGATGCGTGGTCGAGGCGGGGTGGATCACCAGCGTCTTGGCGTCGCCGACATTGGCGAGATGGCTGATCATGCGCAGCGATTCGATGAACTTGCGGCCGGCCGGCCGCCCGCCCTTGATGCCGAAGGAGACGATCGAGCCGGCGCCATGCGGCAGCAGCGTCTTTGCGAGCTGATAGTCCGGGTGGTTCTCCAGCGAGGGATGCAGCACCCAGTCGACGGCCTTGTTGGCCTTGAGCGCCTCCAGCACCAGATGCGTGTTCTGCATGTGGCGGTCCATGCGCACGCCGAGCGTCTCGACGCCCTGCAACAGCTGGAACGCGTTGGTCGGCGACAGGCAGGCGCCGAAATCGCGCAGGCCTTCGGTGCGCGCGCGCATGATGAAGGCCGCGGTGCCGAACTGCTCGTCGAAGACGATGCCGTGATAGCCGCCATAGGGCTCGGTCAGCACGCCGAACTTGCCGGACGCGCGCCAGTCGAACCGGCCGCCGTCGACGAGGGCGCCGCCGATCGCGATGCCGTGGCCGCCGATCCATTTCGTCGCCGAATGCATCACGATGTCGGCGCCGAGCTCGATCGGGCGGCTGAGATAGGGCGTGGCAAAAGTGTTGTCGATCAGCAGCGGAATTTTTGCGTCATGCGCGATTCCCGCAACCTTCGGAATGTCCAGCACCTCAAGCCCGGGATTGCCAATGGTCTCGCCGATCACGAGCCTTGTGTTCGGCCTGATCGCCTTCCGGAACGCGTCGAGATCGCGCGGCTTCACGAAGGTCGTCGTGATGCCGAAGCGCGGCAGAGTGTGCGCGAGCAGATTGATGGTGCCGCCATAGAGCGAGCTCGACGCCACGATGTGATCGCCGGCATTCAAGAGCGTGGCGATGGCCAGATGCAGCGCGGCCATGCCGCTCGCGGTGCAGATCGCGCCGACGCCGCCTTCGAGCGCGGCGAGACGTTCCTCCAGCACGCCGGTGGTCGGGTTGGAGATGCGCGTATAGATGTGGCCGGCGCGTTCCAGGTTGAACAGCGCGGCCGCATGGTCGGAATCCTGGAACACGTAGGACGTGGTCTGGTAGATCGGCACCGCGCGGGCGCCGGTCGCGGGATCCGGATGCTGGCCCGCATGCAGGCTCAGGGTTTCGAAAGCGGGCGGTTTTGGCGCGGGCATGCTTGGCCTCGTTAATTCTTTGGTAAGACCTTGGACCTTTGCCACAGATCGAGGGCGCGCGTCAGCCCGTTGACAGACGGATTCTGCGCCTTTCGG is part of the Bradyrhizobium commune genome and harbors:
- a CDS encoding carbon-phosphorus lyase complex subunit PhnI — its product is MYVAVKGGERAIENAHLLLANARRGDQSVPEVTLDQISEQLGLAVDRVMSEGSLYDRELAALAIKQARGDLIEAIFLVRAFRATLPRFGASEPVDTGAMRVQRRVSSTFKDIPGGQILGPTFDYTHRLLDPSLANGFVPQAPAVAEASTAPTPRVTDILGRDGLIESSPSAEDGASVGDLTREPLNFPADRDLRLQNLARGDEGFLLAMAYSTQRGYGRNHPFAGEIRFGEVEVEFAAEDVGFVVPLGSIELTECQMVNQFKGSATEAPCFTRGYGLAFGQSERKTMSMALVDRALRARELGEEVGAPAQDEEFIMSHSDNVQATGFVEHLKLPHYVDFQSELGLLRKLRQEFAEANTPDAMKEAAE
- a CDS encoding alpha-D-ribose 1-methylphosphonate 5-phosphate C-P-lyase PhnJ, yielding MNAPAYNFAYLDEQTKRMIRRAILKAIAIPGYQVPFASREMPMPYGWGTGGVQVTAAILGPQDVLKVIDQGSDDTTNAISIRKFFAKTAGVATTTSTDEASVIQTRHRIPETALHENQVLVYQVPIPEPLRFLEPRETETRRMHALAEYGLMHVKLYEDIARFGHIATAYAYPVKVNARYVMDPSPTPKFDNPKMDNCPALQLFGAGREKRIYAIPPYTQVLSLDFEDHPFEPYRFNAPCALCAAENSYLDEIVTDDKGSRMFVCSDTDYCEGRQAAGHHGALSAAPYKDKAQETSNG
- the phnK gene encoding phosphonate C-P lyase system protein PhnK, coding for MAEQMLDNDQPLLVAESLSKSYGRIAACRDVSFALYPGEVLAIVGESGSGKSTLLQMLSGQLTPSGGHVSYRMRDGVTRDLSTLGEAERRFLFRTDWGFVHQDPAQGLRMAVSAGANVGERLMAVGWNHYGRIRETASDWLTRVEIDVARIDDAPRTYSGGMRQRLQIARNLVTEPRLVFMDEPTGGLDVSVQARLLDLLRGLVAELGLAVVIVTHDLAVARLLSHRVMVMKGGRVIETGLTDQVLDDPREPYTQLLVSSILPP
- the phnL gene encoding phosphonate C-P lyase system protein PhnL translates to MTAMIDIADAKKTFTMHLQGGIELPVVSGVTFHVNPGECVVLSGPSGAGKSSILKMIFGNYRCDSGRIGIRHRGEVIDLATAEPRQVLNVRRATIGYVSQFLRAVPRVATIDVVAEPLIVNGLARTDAQQRAGELLHRLNIPERLWQLPPATFSGGEQQRVNIARGFISDLPILLLDEPTASLDAANRAVVVELIGEKKRQGVAMVAIVHDDEIRHLIADRIVDVTSFAAAA
- a CDS encoding alpha-D-ribose 1-methylphosphonate 5-triphosphate diphosphatase; translation: MKPNDIVIANARIVLADRVIEQGWLALADGRITEIGEGRAPAGGEDAAGDLIMPGLIELHTDHLEAHYVPRPKVFWNPVAAVISYDGQLATSGITTVFDSLRVWREDGAEEVDGRAGVLAAAIATARDANLLRADHFLHLRCEIPMPSVVEEARELIDRPDVKLMSLMDHTPGQRQFRDEVKLRDYYRGKGGGKTDAELDELFAKRFEYQKLYAATNMREIVALAHQHNIPLASHDDTTEENVADAVRDHVSVAEFPTTLEAARGLHQAGIDILMGAPNVVRGGSHSGNIAAVDLAREGLLDILSSDYIPSSLLMAALQLPEHVPAIGLPAAVRTVTKAPAEAVGLSDRGEIAIGKRADLIRVHVAGSVPVVRSVWREGGRVA
- the phnN gene encoding phosphonate metabolism protein/1,5-bisphosphokinase (PRPP-forming) PhnN is translated as MSETVTMVEGEAGAIGPGRLVLVVGPSGAGKDTLLRLGQAACVDDHEIVFPRRVVTRESSEAEDNIAMSPDEFRRAREHGDFAVTWDAHGHSYALPLEINDDIRAGRAVVVNVSRTVIAALRLAYENVLVVAITAPPDVLAQRLAARARVSDGNIADRLARSVDDATAQADVTILNAGSAEYHSRHLLRVIRSESWHE
- a CDS encoding pyridoxamine 5'-phosphate oxidase family protein codes for the protein MTVIETVEQLEAIYGDTNDASIVKVADHVTPLYRIFIEKAPFAALATIGPEGIDCSPRGDLPGFVRIHDPKTLMLPDRRGNNRVDSLRNIVRDPRVSLMFLIPGSGNAVRANGRAHLSVDPELLASFKVEGKAPRSVMVMNVEEIYFQCARAIVRSDLWNPDKRIDPKTLPTPGQILAEMSQNKVGGAEYDRIWPERAAATMW
- a CDS encoding SDR family NAD(P)-dependent oxidoreductase, with amino-acid sequence MPDSLKGRVALVTGGSRGIGAAVCKSLADAGAAVAINCRERLDQANQLADDIRNSGSRAIAVAADVSERGPVAKMVERVTTELGPIDILVNNAGIAITRGVDDLSEDDFDKTILVNLKSVFLCTQAVLPAMRAKTWGRIVNISSGAARGAGSIGPHYNASKAGMEGLTRGYAARLVKEGITVNAVAPSLIETDMMSGQPQLVSRIPLGRFGTADEVAKAVMLLVDNAYMTGQTIALSGGMAFN
- a CDS encoding alpha/beta fold hydrolase translates to MKLSVNSAEVFAATGGREFDKSLPAVVFIHGAGFDHSTWALHTRWFAHHGFGVLAPDLPGHGRSAGPSLSSIAEMADWTAALLEAAGVAKAHLIGHSMGSLISLETAARHPDKVSALSLIGTAATMTVGPDLLKAAEVNSQDANDMVSIWGLGFNAELGGSLAPGLWMHGGAQAVLRSCEPGVLFRDLSACNAYANALQAAASVTVPTTLILGEKDMMTPAKAGRTLAAAIPHAKTVVVPGAGHMIMAERPDELLAALRG
- a CDS encoding O-acetylhomoserine aminocarboxypropyltransferase, whose product is MPAPKPPAFETLSLHAGQHPDPATGARAVPIYQTTSYVFQDSDHAAALFNLERAGHIYTRISNPTTGVLEERLAALEGGVGAICTASGMAALHLAIATLLNAGDHIVASSSLYGGTINLLAHTLPRFGITTTFVKPRDLDAFRKAIRPNTRLVIGETIGNPGLEVLDIPKVAGIAHDAKIPLLIDNTFATPYLSRPIELGADIVMHSATKWIGGHGIAIGGALVDGGRFDWRASGKFGVLTEPYGGYHGIVFDEQFGTAAFIMRARTEGLRDFGACLSPTNAFQLLQGVETLGVRMDRHMQNTHLVLEALKANKAVDWVLHPSLENHPDYQLAKTLLPHGAGSIVSFGIKGGRPAGRKFIESLRMISHLANVGDAKTLVIHPASTTHQQMDAEQLKAAGIGEELVRLSVGIETASDIIDDLAQALRISQKV